Proteins from one Ipomoea triloba cultivar NCNSP0323 chromosome 1, ASM357664v1 genomic window:
- the LOC116032511 gene encoding tobamovirus multiplication protein 1-like — translation MVRALPDLIAGVVSLSPANWWDEINQSVKWQDGIFYSLSGAFALVSAVALIQLIRIEVRVPEFGWTTQKVFHLMNFIVNGVRAIVFGFHKQVFLFHPKVLTLVILDLPGLLFFSTYTLLVLFWAEIYRQARSLPTDKLRLFYISINAGIYVIQGGIWVYLWINDNSAIEFIGKIFIAVVSLIAALGFLLYGGRLFFMLRRFPIESKGRRKKLHEVGSVTAICFTCFVIRCFVVVLSAFDSDASLDVLDHPVLNLIYYVLVEILPSALVLYILRKLPPKRVSAQYHPIC, via the exons ATGGTCAGAGCGCTGCCGGATCTTATCGCCGGCGTTGTATCGCTGTCTCCGGCGAACTGGTGGGACGAGATCAACCAATCAGTTAAATGGCAAGATGGAATCTTTTATTCACTCTCCGGTGCCTTTGCACTCGTCTCCGCCGTTGCCCTT ATTCAATTGATAAGAATTGAAGTGAGAGTGCCTGAGTTTGGCTGGACAACACAAAAGGTCTTtcatcttatgaatttcattgtaaatggag TTCGTGCTATTGTCTTTGGATTTCACAAACAAGTGTTTCTTTTCCATCCCAAG GTGCTTACTTTGGTAATCTTGGACCTCCCTGGGTTGCTTTTTTTCTCAACTTATACACTTCTTGTCCTATTCTGGGCAGAAATATATCGCCAG GCTAGAAGTTTGCCAACTGATAAGCTCAGATTGTTTTATATTTCAATCAATGCTGGAATATACGTCATACAGGGTGGTATATGGGTGTACCTTTGGATTAATGACAACAGTGCCATTGAGTTCATTGGAAAGATATTTATAGCGG TTGTTTCATTGATAGCAGCGTTGGGTTTCTTGCTTTATGGAGGAAG GCTGTTTTTCATGCTAAGACGCTTTCCTATTGAATCCAAAGGGAGAAGAAAGAAGCTTCATGAG GTTGGATCCGTGACAGCCATATGTTTCACCTGTTTCGTCATAAGATGCTTTGTG GTTGTGCTGTCTGCTTTCGATTCTGATGCATCGCTCGATGTTTTGGACCATCCAGTTCTGAATCTGATATATTACGTG CTAGTGGAGATTCTTCCTTCGGCTCTCGTTCTCTACATCCTGCGTAAACTGCCCCCGAAACGAGTATCTGCACAGTACCACCCCATCTGTTAG
- the LOC116031842 gene encoding uncharacterized protein LOC116031842, whose protein sequence is MAAPAGDGGVQRLTERWADMVLDDETEGFEPVLDNGDAQSEGAKTWVVVGRFLTSKLVKVEFMRQVMASVWRPVMGVQISEVQPNLFMFVFYHESDMRYVLDEGPWSFENNTLVCRQLVDGVLSGDVLLDSVDMWVQVHDLPLGYTSDLVLEQVGNFLGTFVRCDDRFVGAPWRMFYRIRVVIPVGRPIQRRMNLVKRDKTASWVTFRYERLHTYCFFCGMLGHSYKFCLKARESNMPVEFYPYGAELRAGGFRGPRAVGEPWLIPLTGPPKSADETIGNMRQSVDNSSALVAEQQAAVSVVAVTKRLREGSGGGVRRNGGVPGDVVMSDVPKNLSSAGSGSQTRPSS, encoded by the coding sequence ATGGCGGCTCCAGCGGGTGATGGAGGGGTTCAGAGGTTGACGGAAAGGTGGGCTGACATGGTTTTAGACGATGAAACCGAGGGTTTCGAACCTGTTCTGGATAATGGCGATGCCCAGTCAGAAGGTGCGAAAACCTGGGTAGTTGTAGGTCGTTTCTTGACGTCAAAACTGGTTAAAGTTGAGTTCATGAGACAAGTGATGGCGTCGGTCTGGCGTCCGGTCATGGGGGTACAGATTTCAGAGGTGCAGCCAAATTTGTTTATGTTTGTGTTTTATCACGAATCTGATATGCGCTACGTGCTTGATGAAGGGCCATGGTCGTTCGAGAACAACACGTTGGTTTGTAGACAGCTTGTTGATGGTGTACTCTCGGGTGATGTGCTCCTCGATTCGGTTGACATGTGGGTTCAGGTACATGACCTTCCTCTCGGGTATACGTCTGATCTTGTGCTGGAACAGGTTGGCAATTTTCTGGGTACGTTTGTGCGGTGCGATGACAGGTTTGTCGGAGCTCCGTGGAGGATGTTCTATCGCATAAGGGTTGTAATACCTGTTGGTCGCCCTATTCAGCGTCGGATGAACCTGGTGAAAAGGGATAAAACTGCTAGCTGGGTGACCTTCCGGTATGAACGATTGCATACATACTGTTTCTTTTGCGGCATGTTAGGACACTCCTACAAATTTTGCCTGAAAGCAAGAGAGTCCAATATGCCTGTTGAGTTCTACCCGTATGGTGCAGAGTTACGTGCTGGAGGATTTCGTGGACCGAGAGCTGTAGGGGAGCCATGGCTGATTCCACTCACGGGACCTCCTAAATCGGCTGATGAGACTATTGGAAACATGAGGCAGTCGGTTGATAATTCCTCGGCTTTGGTCGCGGAACAGCAGGCAGCTGTCAGTGTGGTTGCAGTAACTAAAAGGCTTAGGGAGGGTTCGGGTGGCGGAGTTCGAAGGAATGGCGGTGTGCCTGGTGATGTTGTCATGTCAGATGTTCCAAAAAACTTGTCCTCGGCGGGTTCTGGTTCCCAGACCCGCCCATCCTCATGA
- the LOC116025283 gene encoding phospholipase A I-like isoform X2, with protein MSWGLGWKRPSDVFHLTLSYGADDFLDDATPTSSRSSSAAASPFAAASPTAAFQDGQQLGFRIELDWNAGDDEDQVALKLQSQVMVALPSPQDTVEVELTARGEEVGVEMRVMKRIEPLQGVIMGRAGGSGQQGDGMGVLLKLMRSNFSNGVGSGADGEALLGCCAEHWRSVTVVSLAGLGLTGLPVEISQLPLLEKLYLDNNKLATLPPELGELKNLKVLAADSNMLVSVPVELRQCVGLVELSLEHNKLVRPLLDFRAMTELRVLRLFGNPLEFLPDILPLHKLRHLSLANIRIVADDHLRSVNVQIEMENTSYFVASRHKLSAFFSLIFRFSSCHHPLLASALAKIIQDDGNRIVVGKDENAVRQLISMITSENQHVVEQACSALTSLASDVSVAMQLMKSDIMQPIERVLRSSRPEEVISVLQVLAKLAFASDTVSQKMLTKDVFKSLKLLCAHKNPEVQRLALFAVGNLAFCSENRGVLITSESLRELLLRLTSSSEPRVSKAAARALAILGENEVLRRAIRVRQVPKQGLRILSMDGGGMKGLATVRILKEIEKGTGKRIHELFDLICGTSTGGMLAVALGIKLMSLEKCEEIYKDLGKLVFAEPVPKDNEAASWREKLDQLYKSSSQSFRVVVHGSKHSADQFERLLREICTDEDGDLLIESAVKGIPKVFVVSTLVSVSPAQPFIFRNYQYPPGTPEPAIGGVGAATTGAQVGFKRNAFIGSCKHHVWQAIRASSAAPYYLDDFSDGVYRWQDGAIVANNPTVFAMREAQLLWPDSRIDCLVSIGCGSVPTKVRKGGWRYLDTGQVLIESACSVDRVDEALSTLLPFLPDVHYFRFNPVDERCDMELDETDPAVWLKLEAATDDYIRNTSAVFKNLIERLLASPHDEKLFDSSKSQHLHKEKNSKDESSPSLGWRRSVLLVEASNSPDSGRVFHHARSLESFCNRNGIRLSSFNGISGIVKATGSSFPTPFASPLFTGSFPSSPLVYSPDFGHHRAGRIDLVPPLSLDEFQSAKTGLSPPESPAKRPHFSMPIRSLYEKLQNSPQVGVVHLALQNDMSGSIMSWQNDVFVVAEPGELAEKFLKSVKFSLLSMLRGRRRKYASVINGISTVADLVSFRPFFQIGGVVHRYIGRQTQVMEDDQEIGAYMFRRTVPSIHLTPDDIRWMVGAWRDRIIIFTGIYGPTRALIKAFLDSGAKAIICPSTEPDETQLSTFHGSGEFNALENGKFEIGEEEIEDEEGTEPSSPASDWEDSDPERNGGGRANCLWDDDEGQLSQFVCELYDSLFQGGSRIDDALKQSLATLRALRYSCHLPSVT; from the exons ATGTCATGGGGTTTAGGGTGGAAGCGTCCATCGGACGTCTTTCACCTGACCCTGAGCTACGGCGCCGACGATTTCCTCGATGACGCCACGCCGACGTCATCGCGATCGTCCTCGGCGGCGGCATCGCCGTTCGCCGCCGCATCGCCGACGGCGGCGTTTCAGGATGGGCAGCAGTTAGGGTTCAGGATTGAGCTGGATTGGAATGCCGGCGATGATGAGGATCAGGTGGCGCTGAAGCTTCAGTCGCAGGTGATGGTGGCGCTGCCGTCGCCGCAGGATACTGTGGAGGTGGAATTGACGGCGAGGGGCGAGGAGGTGGGGGTGGAGATGAGGGTGATGAAGAGGATAGAGCCGTTGCAAGGGGTGATAATGGGGAGGGCTGGCGGTTCCGGCCAGCAGGGTGATGGAATGGGCGTGCTCTTGAAGTTGATGAGATCCAATTTCTCTAATGGAGTCGGGTCGGGTGCTGATGGGGAAGCTCTATTGGGCTGTTGTGCTGAGCATTGGAGGAGTGTCACTGTTGTTAGCCTCGCCGGTCTTGGACTAACA GGGTTGCCTGTAGAGATAAGCCAATTGCCTCTTCTTGAAAAGCTTTACCTTGACAACAACAAGCTTGCAACTCTGCCTCCTGAGCTTGGTGAGCTGAAGAACTTGAAGGTTCTAGCTGCTGACAGCAACATGTTGGTCTCTGTCCCTG TTGAGTTGAGACAGTGTGTTGGACTAGTTGAATTGTCACTTGAACACAACAAGTTGGTTAGGCCGCTTCTTGATTTCAG GGCAATGACTGAGTTACGTGTTCTGAGGCTATTTGGTAATCCCCTAGAATTTCTTCCTGATATATTACCATTGCACAAATTACGCCACTTATCTCTTGCCAATATTAGGATTGTGGCAGATGACCATTTAAGATCAGTTAATGTGCAGATAGAG ATGGAAAATACTTCTTACTTCGTTGCTTCTCGACATAAACTCAGTGCCTTTTTCTCTCTCATATTCCGCTTTTCTTCTTGTCACCATCCTCTGCTAGCATCTGCCCTGGCAAAGATAATTCAAGATGATGGAAATCGTATAGTTGTTGGAAAAGATGAGAATGCTGTAAGGCAGCTCATAAGTATGATAACTAGTGAGAATCAGCACGTG GTAGAACAGGCTTGCTCTGCTCTTACATCTCTTGCCTCAGATGTGTCTGTTGCAATGCAGTTAATGAAATCTGATATCATGCAACCTATAGAAAGAGTACTTAGATCTTCTAGACCTGAGGAAGTTATATCTGTTTTGCAAGTATTAGCAAAGTTGGCTTTTGCCTCTGATACTGTCTCTCAAAAAATGCTGACCAAGGATGTATTTAAGTCATTGAAATTATTATGTGCTCACAAAAATCCTGAG GTACAAAGGTTAGCTTTATTTGCAGTTGGAAATTTAGCTTTCTGCTCAGAAAACCGGGGTGTTCTTATTACATCGGAAAGCTTAAGGGAACTTCTTTTACGCCTGACTTCTTCATCCGAGCCACGCGTGAGCAAGGCTGCAGCTCGAGCTCTAGCAATTCTAG GGGAGAATGAGGTTCTACGACGTGCTATTCGAGTCAGACAGGTGCCCAAGCAGGGGTTACGCATACTTTCAATGGATGGTGGTGGAATGAAAGGTCTGGCAACTGTAAGAATTCTTAAGGAAATTGAGAAAGGTACTGGGAAACGGATACATGAGCTCTTTGACCTTATTTGTGGCACATCAACTGGTGGCATGCTTGCAGTCGCTCTTGGAATCAAGCTGATGTCTTTGGAAAAATGTGAAGAAATATACAAGGATCTTG GAAAGCTCGTATTTGCTGAACCTGTTCCAAAGGACAATGAAGCAGCATCTTGGAGAGAAAAGCTGGATCAACTCTACAAGAGCTCATCTCAGAGTTTCCGAGTTGTTGTACATGGATCTAAA CACAGTGCTGATCAGTTTGAGAGATTGTTGAGGGAGATATGCACTGATGAGGATGGAGATCTTCTTATAGAGTCAGCAGTTAAAGGAATTCCTAAAGTTTTTGTAGTGTCAACTCTGGTCAGCGTGTCACCAGCTCAACCCTTCATATTCCGAAATTATCAG TACCCTCCTGGTACGCCAGAGCCGGCAATAGGGGGTGTGGGAGCAGCAACTACTGGTGCTCAAGTTGGATTTAAGCGTAATGCCTTTATTGGAAGCTGCAAGCATCATGTTTGGCAAGCCATACGTGCATCATCTGCTGCACCATATTATCTTGATGATTTCTCTGATG GTGTATATCGCTGGCAAGATGGTGCTATTGTAGCAAATAATCCTACTGTTTTTGCCATGCGAGAAGCACAACTATTATGGCCAGACTCAAGAATTGACTGCTTAGTTTCAATTGGATGTGGTTCTGTTCCGACAAAG GTTAGGAAAGGTGGATGGCGATATCTGGATACTGGTCAAGTGTTGATTGAGAGTGCATGCTCTGTTGATCGGGTGGATGAAGCATTGAGTACACTGCTTCCTTTTCTTCCTGATGTGCATTATTTTCGTTTCAATCCAG TTGATGAACGTTGCGATATGGAGCTTGATGAGACAGATCCTGCGGTTTGGTTGAAGTTGGAGGCTGCAACAGATGATTACATCCGCAATACATCTGCTgtttttaaaaatctcattGAAAGATTGTTAGCAAGCCCACATGATGAGAAACTATTTGATAGTTCAAAGTCTCAACATCTCCACAAAGAAAAGAATTCAAAAG ATGAGAGTAGCCCCTCCTTAGGTTGGAGGCGGAGTGTCCTCCTTGTGGAGGCTTCCAATAGCCCAGATTCTGGAAGAGTATTTCACCATGCTCGCTCGCTTGAGTCGTTTTGTAACAGGAATGGGATAAGGCTATCTAGTTTTAATGGTATATCAGGAATTGTAAAAGCCACTGGATCAAGTTTCCCAACACCCTTTGCATCCCCTTTATTCACTGGGAGCTTCCCATCAAGCCCTCTCGTATACAGTCCTGATTTTGGGCATCACAGGGCTGGTAGAATTGATTTAGTGCCGCCTTTAAGCTTGGATGAATTTCAGTCTGCAAAAACAGGTTTATCGCCTCCCGAGTCACCTGCTAAACGCCCACACTTTTCTATGCCCATCCGATCTTTGTATGAAAAATTACAGAATTCACCCCAGGTTGGAGTTGTGCACTTGGCACTGCAAAATGACATGTCTGGCTCCATAATGAG TTGGCAGAATGATGTATTTGTAGTCGCCGAACCAGGAGAGCTTGCGGAGAAATTTCTTAAGAGCGTCAAATTTAGCTTGTTGTCAATGCTGCGAGGTCGGAGGAGGAAGTATGCATCAGTCATCAACGGTATCTCAACTGTTGCGGATCTGGTTTCATTTAGACCATTCTTCCAAATTGGAGGCGTTGTTCACCGTTATATAGGGCGACAAACTCAA GTCATGGAAGATGACCAAGAAATCGGTGCATACATGTTTCGTAGAACAGTCCCTTCGATACACTTAACCCCAGACGACATTCGGTGGATG GTTGGAGCTTGGAGGGACAGAATTATAATCTTCACGGGTATATATGGCCCTACACGAGCTTTAATCAAGGCATTTCTAGACTCGGGTGCTAAAGCCATTATATGCCCTTCCACCGAGCCTGATGAAACGCAGTTGTCAACCTTTCACGGTTCAGGTGAATTCAACGCATTAGAGAATGGAAAATTTGAGATTGGGGAAGAAGAAATAGAAGATGAAGAAGGCACCGAGCCTTCCAGTCCAGCTAGCGACTGGGAAGACAGCGATCCAGAGAGAAACGGAGGGGGGCGAGCAAATTGCTTATGGGATGACGACGAGGGCCAGTTGTCGCAGTTCGTCTGTGAGCTGTATGATTCTTTGTTCCAGGGCGGTTCGAGGATAGACGATGCCCTAAAACAATCTCTTGCCACGCTTCGTGCCCTGAGGTATTCCTGCCATCTCCCCAGTGTAACATAG
- the LOC116025283 gene encoding phospholipase A I-like isoform X1 produces the protein MSWGLGWKRPSDVFHLTLSYGADDFLDDATPTSSRSSSAAASPFAAASPTAAFQDGQQLGFRIELDWNAGDDEDQVALKLQSQVMVALPSPQDTVEVELTARGEEVGVEMRVMKRIEPLQGVIMGRAGGSGQQGDGMGVLLKLMRSNFSNGVGSGADGEALLGCCAEHWRSVTVVSLAGLGLTGLPVEISQLPLLEKLYLDNNKLATLPPELGELKNLKVLAADSNMLVSVPVELRQCVGLVELSLEHNKLVRPLLDFRAMTELRVLRLFGNPLEFLPDILPLHKLRHLSLANIRIVADDHLRSVNVQIEMENTSYFVASRHKLSAFFSLIFRFSSCHHPLLASALAKIIQDDGNRIVVGKDENAVRQLISMITSENQHVVEQACSALTSLASDVSVAMQLMKSDIMQPIERVLRSSRPEEVISVLQVLAKLAFASDTVSQKMLTKDVFKSLKLLCAHKNPEVQRLALFAVGNLAFCSENRGVLITSESLRELLLRLTSSSEPRVSKAAARALAILGENEVLRRAIRVRQVPKQGLRILSMDGGGMKGLATVRILKEIEKGTGKRIHELFDLICGTSTGGMLAVALGIKLMSLEKCEEIYKDLGKLVFAEPVPKDNEAASWREKLDQLYKSSSQSFRVVVHGSKHVIFFQHSADQFERLLREICTDEDGDLLIESAVKGIPKVFVVSTLVSVSPAQPFIFRNYQYPPGTPEPAIGGVGAATTGAQVGFKRNAFIGSCKHHVWQAIRASSAAPYYLDDFSDGVYRWQDGAIVANNPTVFAMREAQLLWPDSRIDCLVSIGCGSVPTKVRKGGWRYLDTGQVLIESACSVDRVDEALSTLLPFLPDVHYFRFNPVDERCDMELDETDPAVWLKLEAATDDYIRNTSAVFKNLIERLLASPHDEKLFDSSKSQHLHKEKNSKDESSPSLGWRRSVLLVEASNSPDSGRVFHHARSLESFCNRNGIRLSSFNGISGIVKATGSSFPTPFASPLFTGSFPSSPLVYSPDFGHHRAGRIDLVPPLSLDEFQSAKTGLSPPESPAKRPHFSMPIRSLYEKLQNSPQVGVVHLALQNDMSGSIMSWQNDVFVVAEPGELAEKFLKSVKFSLLSMLRGRRRKYASVINGISTVADLVSFRPFFQIGGVVHRYIGRQTQVMEDDQEIGAYMFRRTVPSIHLTPDDIRWMVGAWRDRIIIFTGIYGPTRALIKAFLDSGAKAIICPSTEPDETQLSTFHGSGEFNALENGKFEIGEEEIEDEEGTEPSSPASDWEDSDPERNGGGRANCLWDDDEGQLSQFVCELYDSLFQGGSRIDDALKQSLATLRALRYSCHLPSVT, from the exons ATGTCATGGGGTTTAGGGTGGAAGCGTCCATCGGACGTCTTTCACCTGACCCTGAGCTACGGCGCCGACGATTTCCTCGATGACGCCACGCCGACGTCATCGCGATCGTCCTCGGCGGCGGCATCGCCGTTCGCCGCCGCATCGCCGACGGCGGCGTTTCAGGATGGGCAGCAGTTAGGGTTCAGGATTGAGCTGGATTGGAATGCCGGCGATGATGAGGATCAGGTGGCGCTGAAGCTTCAGTCGCAGGTGATGGTGGCGCTGCCGTCGCCGCAGGATACTGTGGAGGTGGAATTGACGGCGAGGGGCGAGGAGGTGGGGGTGGAGATGAGGGTGATGAAGAGGATAGAGCCGTTGCAAGGGGTGATAATGGGGAGGGCTGGCGGTTCCGGCCAGCAGGGTGATGGAATGGGCGTGCTCTTGAAGTTGATGAGATCCAATTTCTCTAATGGAGTCGGGTCGGGTGCTGATGGGGAAGCTCTATTGGGCTGTTGTGCTGAGCATTGGAGGAGTGTCACTGTTGTTAGCCTCGCCGGTCTTGGACTAACA GGGTTGCCTGTAGAGATAAGCCAATTGCCTCTTCTTGAAAAGCTTTACCTTGACAACAACAAGCTTGCAACTCTGCCTCCTGAGCTTGGTGAGCTGAAGAACTTGAAGGTTCTAGCTGCTGACAGCAACATGTTGGTCTCTGTCCCTG TTGAGTTGAGACAGTGTGTTGGACTAGTTGAATTGTCACTTGAACACAACAAGTTGGTTAGGCCGCTTCTTGATTTCAG GGCAATGACTGAGTTACGTGTTCTGAGGCTATTTGGTAATCCCCTAGAATTTCTTCCTGATATATTACCATTGCACAAATTACGCCACTTATCTCTTGCCAATATTAGGATTGTGGCAGATGACCATTTAAGATCAGTTAATGTGCAGATAGAG ATGGAAAATACTTCTTACTTCGTTGCTTCTCGACATAAACTCAGTGCCTTTTTCTCTCTCATATTCCGCTTTTCTTCTTGTCACCATCCTCTGCTAGCATCTGCCCTGGCAAAGATAATTCAAGATGATGGAAATCGTATAGTTGTTGGAAAAGATGAGAATGCTGTAAGGCAGCTCATAAGTATGATAACTAGTGAGAATCAGCACGTG GTAGAACAGGCTTGCTCTGCTCTTACATCTCTTGCCTCAGATGTGTCTGTTGCAATGCAGTTAATGAAATCTGATATCATGCAACCTATAGAAAGAGTACTTAGATCTTCTAGACCTGAGGAAGTTATATCTGTTTTGCAAGTATTAGCAAAGTTGGCTTTTGCCTCTGATACTGTCTCTCAAAAAATGCTGACCAAGGATGTATTTAAGTCATTGAAATTATTATGTGCTCACAAAAATCCTGAG GTACAAAGGTTAGCTTTATTTGCAGTTGGAAATTTAGCTTTCTGCTCAGAAAACCGGGGTGTTCTTATTACATCGGAAAGCTTAAGGGAACTTCTTTTACGCCTGACTTCTTCATCCGAGCCACGCGTGAGCAAGGCTGCAGCTCGAGCTCTAGCAATTCTAG GGGAGAATGAGGTTCTACGACGTGCTATTCGAGTCAGACAGGTGCCCAAGCAGGGGTTACGCATACTTTCAATGGATGGTGGTGGAATGAAAGGTCTGGCAACTGTAAGAATTCTTAAGGAAATTGAGAAAGGTACTGGGAAACGGATACATGAGCTCTTTGACCTTATTTGTGGCACATCAACTGGTGGCATGCTTGCAGTCGCTCTTGGAATCAAGCTGATGTCTTTGGAAAAATGTGAAGAAATATACAAGGATCTTG GAAAGCTCGTATTTGCTGAACCTGTTCCAAAGGACAATGAAGCAGCATCTTGGAGAGAAAAGCTGGATCAACTCTACAAGAGCTCATCTCAGAGTTTCCGAGTTGTTGTACATGGATCTAAA CATGTTATCTTCTTCCAGCACAGTGCTGATCAGTTTGAGAGATTGTTGAGGGAGATATGCACTGATGAGGATGGAGATCTTCTTATAGAGTCAGCAGTTAAAGGAATTCCTAAAGTTTTTGTAGTGTCAACTCTGGTCAGCGTGTCACCAGCTCAACCCTTCATATTCCGAAATTATCAG TACCCTCCTGGTACGCCAGAGCCGGCAATAGGGGGTGTGGGAGCAGCAACTACTGGTGCTCAAGTTGGATTTAAGCGTAATGCCTTTATTGGAAGCTGCAAGCATCATGTTTGGCAAGCCATACGTGCATCATCTGCTGCACCATATTATCTTGATGATTTCTCTGATG GTGTATATCGCTGGCAAGATGGTGCTATTGTAGCAAATAATCCTACTGTTTTTGCCATGCGAGAAGCACAACTATTATGGCCAGACTCAAGAATTGACTGCTTAGTTTCAATTGGATGTGGTTCTGTTCCGACAAAG GTTAGGAAAGGTGGATGGCGATATCTGGATACTGGTCAAGTGTTGATTGAGAGTGCATGCTCTGTTGATCGGGTGGATGAAGCATTGAGTACACTGCTTCCTTTTCTTCCTGATGTGCATTATTTTCGTTTCAATCCAG TTGATGAACGTTGCGATATGGAGCTTGATGAGACAGATCCTGCGGTTTGGTTGAAGTTGGAGGCTGCAACAGATGATTACATCCGCAATACATCTGCTgtttttaaaaatctcattGAAAGATTGTTAGCAAGCCCACATGATGAGAAACTATTTGATAGTTCAAAGTCTCAACATCTCCACAAAGAAAAGAATTCAAAAG ATGAGAGTAGCCCCTCCTTAGGTTGGAGGCGGAGTGTCCTCCTTGTGGAGGCTTCCAATAGCCCAGATTCTGGAAGAGTATTTCACCATGCTCGCTCGCTTGAGTCGTTTTGTAACAGGAATGGGATAAGGCTATCTAGTTTTAATGGTATATCAGGAATTGTAAAAGCCACTGGATCAAGTTTCCCAACACCCTTTGCATCCCCTTTATTCACTGGGAGCTTCCCATCAAGCCCTCTCGTATACAGTCCTGATTTTGGGCATCACAGGGCTGGTAGAATTGATTTAGTGCCGCCTTTAAGCTTGGATGAATTTCAGTCTGCAAAAACAGGTTTATCGCCTCCCGAGTCACCTGCTAAACGCCCACACTTTTCTATGCCCATCCGATCTTTGTATGAAAAATTACAGAATTCACCCCAGGTTGGAGTTGTGCACTTGGCACTGCAAAATGACATGTCTGGCTCCATAATGAG TTGGCAGAATGATGTATTTGTAGTCGCCGAACCAGGAGAGCTTGCGGAGAAATTTCTTAAGAGCGTCAAATTTAGCTTGTTGTCAATGCTGCGAGGTCGGAGGAGGAAGTATGCATCAGTCATCAACGGTATCTCAACTGTTGCGGATCTGGTTTCATTTAGACCATTCTTCCAAATTGGAGGCGTTGTTCACCGTTATATAGGGCGACAAACTCAA GTCATGGAAGATGACCAAGAAATCGGTGCATACATGTTTCGTAGAACAGTCCCTTCGATACACTTAACCCCAGACGACATTCGGTGGATG GTTGGAGCTTGGAGGGACAGAATTATAATCTTCACGGGTATATATGGCCCTACACGAGCTTTAATCAAGGCATTTCTAGACTCGGGTGCTAAAGCCATTATATGCCCTTCCACCGAGCCTGATGAAACGCAGTTGTCAACCTTTCACGGTTCAGGTGAATTCAACGCATTAGAGAATGGAAAATTTGAGATTGGGGAAGAAGAAATAGAAGATGAAGAAGGCACCGAGCCTTCCAGTCCAGCTAGCGACTGGGAAGACAGCGATCCAGAGAGAAACGGAGGGGGGCGAGCAAATTGCTTATGGGATGACGACGAGGGCCAGTTGTCGCAGTTCGTCTGTGAGCTGTATGATTCTTTGTTCCAGGGCGGTTCGAGGATAGACGATGCCCTAAAACAATCTCTTGCCACGCTTCGTGCCCTGAGGTATTCCTGCCATCTCCCCAGTGTAACATAG
- the LOC116017315 gene encoding cardiolipin synthase (CMP-forming), mitochondrial, whose protein sequence is MAIFRSLKALISRTRKPGDPSRTFFTTTFSPSFVPPLYIDPSVYLRRRHFLARPNFFSPAFTGATTIVANSCPLFLSSPPWKLSQSATPLHLQPNLVLLRVRALNLKLPYKLGLQATSSAPRLLLNGPQEKQQFAESQLVAEIRDSFVNFPNFISFSRLLSGPLLAWMITQEMYLPAFIGLAVSGASDWLDGYVARKMGINSVVGSYLDPLADKVLIGCVALAMVERDLLHPGLVALVVLRDVALVGGAVYKRASSLGWKWTSWIDFFNLDGMRPQKVEPLMISKINTVFQLVLVAAALLQPEFGNEETLLYIKYISWLVMLTTVASTAAYGAQHLRTGSLPIKKS, encoded by the exons ATGGCTATTTTCAGATCACTCAAAGCGCTAATTTCCCGCACCAGAAAGCCCGGCGATCCTTCCAGAACCTTCTTCACCACAACTTTCTCTCCCTCATTCGTGCCGCCTCTCTACATCGACCCCTCCGTCTACCTCCGCCGCCGCCATTTCCTCGCCCGCCCTAACTTCTTCTCTCCCGCCTTCACCGGCGCCACCACTATTGTAGCGAACTCCTGCCCGCTCTTTCTCTCCTCTCCTCCCTGGAAGCTCTCCCAATCCGCTACTCCTCTCCACCTCCAGCCCAACCTCGTCCTCCTTCGAGTCAGAGCTCTCAATTTGAAGCTTCCATACAAGCTAGGGCTTCAGGCGACCTCCTCTGCTCCGAGATTGCTCCTAAATGGGCCCCAGGAGAAGCAGCAATTCGCTGAATCTCAGCTCGTTGCTGAAATTAGAGATAGCTTTGTTAATTTTCCGAATTTCATCTCGTTCAGTCGATTGCTTTCCGGTCCATTACTCGCGTG GATGATCACACAAGAGATGTATCTTCCTGCATTTATTGGGCTAGCTGTATCTGGTGCAAGTGATTGG CTAGATGGGTACGTGGCCAGGAAGATGGGGATAAATTCTGTAGTTGGTTCCTACCTTGATCCACTTGCTGACAAG GTGCTAATTGGATGCGTTGCTCTAGCAATGGTAGAGAGGGATCTTTTGCACC CTGGACTCGTTGCACTTGTTGTACTACGCGATGTTGCCCTCGTTGGTGGTGCGGTTTACAAAAGAGCTAGCAGTTTGGGATGGAAG TGGACGAGTTGGATAGACTTCTTCAACCTGGATGGAATGCGTCCCCAGAAAGTTGAGCCTCTCATGATTAGCAAG ATAAACACTGTTTTCCAATTGGTCTTAGTTGCTGCAGCCCTACTTCAACCTGAATTTGGTAACGAGGAAACGCtattatatatcaaatatataag TTGGTTAGTAATGTTAACTACAGTAGCTTCAACTGCTGCATATGGAGCACAACACCTCAGGACTGGGTCTTTACCCATAAAGAAGAGTTAA